Genomic window (Hydrogenimonas cancrithermarum):
TTCACCATCATTCCGCTCCTGCTCATCAGTTTTTCGATTATCGTCCGTCTTCCAAACTTCAGCGAACAGTACGAAAAGATCAAATCCTTTATCTTCTCCAACATCATGCCCGCCTCGCACGACACCGTTGCACAATACATCGATACCTTTTTGGCCAACACCTCGAAACTGGGTGTCATCGGTTTCATCTTCATCATGATCGCATCGATCCTCTTCTTTCAAAACTACGAATATATCGTTGGGAAAATTTTCAAATCGAAGCAAAAGGGGTTCTGGAACGCGCTGACGACCTACTGGACGCTCATTACTCTGGGCCCCATGGGGCTGGCGGCCTCGATCTACCTTTCGGTCAAAATTCAGCAGCTTCTGAACCAGTCGAGTTACACCAACAGCATCGATTTTCTTGCACTCTTTCCCTACCTCATCATCTGGATGCTCTTTTTCGTCACCTACAAAATCTCGACCACCGTCGTCATCAAGTTCAAAGCGGCACTCATCTCATCCTTTTTCGCGTCGCTCATCTGGTACATCGGCAAAAACCTTTTCATCTACTACACGGTTCACAACAAAACCTACGCCACCATCTACGGATCGTTCAGTACATTGCTCTTTTTTATGCTGTGGATCTATGTTTCATGGATCATTTTCCTCTACGGCCAAAAACTATGCTATCTGCTGAACCAGGTAAAAGAGCCATCCGAGCGAAAGCCCAAACTGCATATAGAGTGCGATACGCCACCGGACGGCGGCGAGCGCAACGGCGAGGAAGAGCGAAAGGAACCATAAAGGCGTCGTCACATCTGCGGATGCCCCCGCCTCCGGCCAGTGAAGCAGCGCCACGATCCACCTGTCCGTCACCCCTCCGATACCGAGCAGATGGAGCGCCATCCAAAGCGGATAGAAGAGCGTGAAAAGCATCGTCAGAAGCGGTGATGCGAACTGATAGAACGAAAAAGTCCCGAAAATCGCGTGAACCACCGGAAGCATCGAAAGATAGACCCAGAGATTCAACCCGATAAAAATGGCCCACTTGGGCCACGCCACCGTCCATTTCAAAAAGAGATAGATGAAAAAGACACCGCCGACGGAGAGCCAGAACCCGATGGAGAGCAGGAGCGCAGGGAAGAGCGCCGTCAGCATGACGACACAAACCCCCAGAAACGTGAACGACAGAAGTTCGATCCCCAACAGCAGCGCGATCCACCCCACCACGACCATGAAGTAAGCTCGAAGCAGCGACGGCGGCGATCCGGTCAGGAGAAGATAGCCGCCCAGAAAAAGCAGCGTTAACGCTCCGACGTCCAGAAGCCTGTGCCGCCACGGAAAAAGCCTCTGAAACGGCTTGTAGAGCTGCGAAAGCAGACTGTAGAGAATGAGCCAGAGCAGACCCATGTGAAATCCGCTCAATGCCAGCAGATGGTTGACACCAAGCAGTGTCACGCGCTCTCTCAAATCCTTCGGGACGGGAAGTGCGAGAAAGAGCGCACCGAAAAGCTCCCGCATCCATGCCGTTTCATGCTGCTTCGCGATCGTATCGCTCAGCCGCATCCTCAAAGCTTCGGCATGGTGGGTGCGCAAAAGGACGGAGGGGATGTAGGGTGTCGCGAGATAGTCGGGGAAGGTGACCCTTTTGGGAAAGAGAAGCACCGAAACGTTTTTCCCCTCCAGATTCTCCAACGCTTTTTTCGACGTGGTATAGAAGGTGAGCCCCTCCGACGTTTCGAGCTTCAAAACCTCGTAGGTTTTACCCGCCCTCTTTTTGGTGTACTGCATCAGTACGTCGGCATCGGTGAATATCTTTTTTTGAGAGACGAAGAGGGTGTAGTCGTGGTATCGCCATCCGAGCGAAACGGTGAACAGGAGGAGGGAGAGGAGAAGGAACACTCCCCACTCTCGGCGCCCCTCAATGAGTGCCGGTTTAGATAGGCGGAAGCTCAATTTTCGTTTCGGCGCCCGTGTCGATGTTGGACTGTTCGTAGACCACTTCGACAGGCACGCGTCCGGCATCGACGAAGCGTGTGAAACGCTTCTGGAACTTCAGCTCGACGATCCCGGTTGGACCGTTACGCTGCTTGCCGATGATGATCTCCGCATCTTCCTCCTCTTTTTCATGGAAGTTGGAGCGGTACTCTTTGCCTTCGGCACGCGCCTTCATCTCCTTCTCCTTCTCTTCACGAATGCGGTAGACATCGTCGCGGTAGACGAAAAGGATGATGTCGGCATCCTGCTCGATCGCCCCAGATTCCCGGAGGTCGGAGAGCATCGGCCGCTTGTCGGCGCGCGCTTCGAGAGAACGGTTGAGCTGCGAAAGCGCGACAATCGGGATCTGCAGCTCCCGTGCCAGCAT
Coding sequences:
- a CDS encoding YihY/virulence factor BrkB family protein; translated protein: MRHKTERLIKTIYCNLKRFYDPDIPYYAASLSFYTIFTIIPLLLISFSIIVRLPNFSEQYEKIKSFIFSNIMPASHDTVAQYIDTFLANTSKLGVIGFIFIMIASILFFQNYEYIVGKIFKSKQKGFWNALTTYWTLITLGPMGLAASIYLSVKIQQLLNQSSYTNSIDFLALFPYLIIWMLFFVTYKISTTVVIKFKAALISSFFASLIWYIGKNLFIYYTVHNKTYATIYGSFSTLLFFMLWIYVSWIIFLYGQKLCYLLNQVKEPSERKPKLHIECDTPPDGGERNGEEERKEP